A region of Triplophysa dalaica isolate WHDGS20190420 chromosome 20, ASM1584641v1, whole genome shotgun sequence DNA encodes the following proteins:
- the asxl1 gene encoding putative Polycomb group protein ASXL1 isoform X1: protein MDIFSLENRNHLFEIGCHVDSIDNALSGVSSFDNHAVLYFSVFFLYFYLPHHKTEGKIYSILHLKPKSLNTLSSSATLIQFLLSSSSCSGTAPLACLVTMLHSQVRGDRVKNSIFFKLPGRMSLFTLKKNALQWTKNPSAAESGDMAGTPTASTASVGAAEGAEQESCDSTETTAASGENDASVDETSSSASCSTEPPQTRLSRSSQSGRQRKKAVMMPRVVLTPLKVNGEHVPSGAAGRRREGSRGGPAPTLRTRSELGWKRTQHFKSMLGLRSGPMKRNRGGVEVDFETPGSILVNTNIRALINTRTFAAFPSHSQQQLLQLLPDVDRQIGPDGLARLSSSALNNEFFTHASQSWKERLAEGEFTHEMQVRFRQEMEKEKKVEAWKEKFFEEYHGQRSGLTREEALKLTMSDAEDVATAVPDSDTVPVAAPKRRSVGRRRREGRIRRRSRADLRRKARRTLCKTAAAPVPSTEPTESTATTDAGPSVESPVPEATAVQAEVVLQAEIGLESPEENLSVEAVPSPVPTPTPPPASTSSTCDEPEAEPEPETSTRLLPEVAEPAVASTSSPSSSSSSTSSSSSPSSSPSSASDRQAFAASSDSSSSSSSTAAVATDPLDDGASVITTGTAGTGTSSRESSPAASPSTASPAIQLKEQKRRPDESQAFTSFPEKRARLDERQSFRNTVDCVYSEKPQPTTEEPKVPPIRIQLSRIKPPWVKGPTYQICPRIVPPIEGSRRSGTGARTLADIKARAQQARAQREAAAAVAASSDGGGPRGSGPGGGSGIPDRSSGRRSREHPGPIEPGGGGRRGGGGRVDVEEQESPASSHSSGTQLQLSSVDSIDQPQSSTPLTMPSPSSVSSNPSLPPSESSKTLTLSPPATDSPGFQDQVEEVCGVEEVTGCPSDKSSEQTLDTPVPTPSEPESFCSHQDGRGEESSESGKTTPVCTSSSKDAVSLVPTSIPDSLPRFGAQGVDVIRTLAAASQPWEGEQNGSEHQQGTTGVIQHGSDLKFSKETLVTARNGWVENGEEHSVREGLLNEHKNGGSDADVKYELASLPCLPGNSAEEDTGIHSDSTETASDFENETQEDESIDWHDTRTDGNSLQAHNTKSQNQPVIQTSRWLSSSTLNPPQHQQPVIQAHVSNPTHTQTVIQARFPNGLPNQPVIQPQKSHTVRTPAINHAQDQTATVSSQPQAYLTQVDRDQSRNLHLNDNSNGGKMFVLTEDETRLVSRGPLDDFVLKNSALPPIARRVQGLSRPVSSVEANNPLVTQLLQGSLPLEKVLPQPHSASKLEINRLPGAPAGNSVQPGGHPRNLGSRFRGPSETGGPIEPGVSELQHKARVSPGPSRNFGSSLPGSAPSRMACLIEEANSRSTNVQFVSQQSGVAPPGAVPVITSLPTNSFTRTSMDLNPQNASVYESAVIKEHPGPQPSQGETQERHANFQQHPNNVSQGMCRITPDAPSPQHGDLCPSEVVPTVKINWRPSKPQLPQTYQQELSPIATVKNEVSLRPSCQQALTKNSPAPIRGNTSIVITKKEPQSSLDSFHGGGGAMEGLLNMEMSFARMAKKEQLKSTFVRKTDTSASPVVSSPSSSASSLPYQLYGKLPKLQQSGVSGGSSTSFSYTANVSVVDGSGFSRSLADGVLQLRPRMSINSGGGQSATLSIQAFADNAAEEVALKCSCRLKAMIMCQGCGAFCHDDCIGPSKLCVSCLVVR, encoded by the exons ATGGATATATTTTCGCTTGAAAACAGAAACCATTTGTTTGAGATTGGTTGCCATGTTGATTCCATTGACAATGCGCTTAGTGGTGTATCGAGTTTCGATAATCATGCTGTTTtgtatttctctgttttctttttgtatttctaCCTTCCCCATCACAAAACAGAAGGTAAGATATATTCAATTTTACATCTGAAGCCTAAAAGTCTGAACACGCTTTCATCTTCAGCTACACTTATACAATTTCTTCTCTCTTCTTCCTCCTGTAGCGGCACTGCACCACTGGCCTGTCTGGTCACCATGCTTCATTCTCAGGTCAGAGGAGACCGAGTAAAgaatagtatttttttcaagCTGCCTGGAAGGATGAGTCTATTTACCTTAAAG AAAAATGCCCTACAGTGGACAAAGAACCCATCAGCAGCCGAATCTGGAGATATGGCCGGAACCCCGACAGCATCCACCGCATCAGTTGGAGCAGCAGAAGGGGCGGAGCAGGAGAGCTGTGACTCCACAGAAACGACTGCTGCTAGTGGTGAAAATGATG CCTCTGTGGATGAGACCTCCTCCAGTGCATCTTGCTCCACAGAACCGCCACAGACCAGACTGAGTCGCTCTTCACAG TCAGGCAGGCAGAGGAAGAAAGCTGTGATGATGCCCCGTGTAGTGCTCACTCCTCTCAAGGTCAACGGGGAACACGTCCCATCAG GAGCAGCGGGGAGGCGCAGGGAAGGCTCTAGGGGGGGTCCAGCCCCCACTCTCCGTACCCGCTCCGAGCTGGGCTGGAAACGCACCCAGCACTTCAAGAGCATGCTGGGCCTTCGTTCAG GTCCAATGAAGAGGAACCGAGGAGGTGTAGAGGTGGATTTCGAAACTCCTGGATCCATTCTGGTCAACACCAACATTCGCGCTCTCATCAACACACGCACATTTGCTGCTTTCCCATCTCATTCTCAACAGCAACTTCTTCAGCTTCTTCCAGACGTGGACAGACAG ATTGGCCCAGACGGACTGGCTCGGCTAAGCAGCTCAGCACTCAATAATGAATTCTTCACTCATGCCTCTCAGAGCTGGAAAGAACGGCTAGCTGAGG GTGAGTTCACACATGAGATGCAGGTTCGCTTCAGACAAGAAATGGAAAAGGAGAAGAAAGTAGAGGCATGGAAGGAGAAATTCTTTGAGGAGTATCATGGTCAAAG gtCTGGCCTGACTAGAGAGGAAGCATTAAAGCTCACAATGAGCGATGCAGAAGATGTTGCAACTGCAGTCCCAGACTCTGATACTGTGCCAGTGGCTGCACCCAAAAGACGAAGTGTTGGAAGAAGACGGAGGGAAGGCCGAATTAGACGCCGCTCGCGGGCTGACCTCAGACGCAAGGCTCGACGCACACTTTGCAAAACAGCAGCTGCCCCTGTACCCTCAACAGAACCAACAGAGAGCACTGCAACCACAGATGCTGGACCATCAGTTGAATCACCAGTCCCAGAAGCCACAGCAGTTCAGGCAGAAGTGGTTCTCCAAGCAGAAATTGGACTAGAAAGTCCAGAAGAAAATCTTTCTGTAGAGGCGGTCCCCTCCCCTGTTCCCACACCTACCCCTCCTCCAGCCTCCACAAGCTCAACCTGCGATGAACCAGAAGCAGAACCAGAACCAGAAACTTCCACACGCCTGCTGCCTGAAGTGGCCGAACCAGCTGTTGCCTCTACATCTTCTCCttcctcatcctcctcttcaACATCGTCATCCTCGTccccctcttcctctccctcctcTGCGTCAGACAGACAGGCCTTTGCTGCAAGTTCAgactcctcttcttcttcctcctccacaGCTGCAGTTGCCACAGACCCATTGGATGACGGGGCTTCGGTCATTACCACTGGCACAGCAGGCACTGGCACAAGCAGTAGGGAGAGCAGCCCGGCAGCCAGTCCCTCCACAGCAAGCCCAGCCATTCAGCTCAAAGAGCAGAAGAGAAGGCCAGACGAGTCCCAGGCCTTCACTAGCTTTCCCGAGAAAAGGGCGCGACTGGATGAGCGTCAGTCCTTTCGTAACACAGTTGACTGTGTGTACTCAGAAAAGCCCCAGCCTACAACCGAGGAACCCAAGGTCCCGCCAATCCGG ATACAGCTGTCCCGGATCAAACCGCCGTGGGTCAAGGGGCCAACGTACCAAATCTGTCCCCGCATCGTCCCCCCCATCGAAGGGTCGCGGCGCTCGGGGACAGGGGCGCGCACCCTCGCGGACATCAAGGCCCGTGCACAGCAAGCCCGTGCCCAGCGAGAAGCCGCTGCTGCTGTTGCagcctctagcgatgggggaggGCCAAGGGGGAGCGGCCCGGGGGGTGGTAGTGGGATACCGGATCGCTCCAGTGGGAGGCGTTCGAGAGAGCACCCGGGTCCCATTGAAcctggaggaggaggaagacgaggaggaggaggaagagttGATGTGGAGGAGCAGGAATCGCCTGCGAGCTCTCATTCGTCTGGAACACAACTACAGCTATCCAGTGTAGATTCGATAGACCAGCCTCAAAGCTCCACTCCACTAACTATGCCATCTCCATCATCTGTGTCTTCAAACCCATCTCTGCCACCGTCAGAGTCTTCGAAAACTCTTACGCTATCACCACCTGCAACGGACAGTCCTGGTTTCCAGGACCAAGTGGAGGAAGTTTGCGGAGTGGAAGAGGTTACTGGCTGCCCAAGTGACAAATCCTCAGAGCAGACCTTAGACACCCCAGTGCCTACGCCAAGTGAGCCAGAGTCTTTTTGCAGTCACCAAGATGGGAGAGGTGAGGAATCCAGTGAGAGTGGAAAGACTACACCTGTCTGTACCTCATCATCAAAAGATGCCGTTTCCCTAGTGCCCACCTCCATACCAGACTCTCTGCCAAGATTTGGTGCCCAGGGTGTGGATGTCATCAGGACCCTTGCTGCTGCTTCTCAACCCTGGGAGGGTGAACAGAATGGTTCCGAGCACCAACAAGGGACAACTGGAGTTATCCAGCATGGCTCAGACTTGAAATTTTCCAAAGAGACACTTGTTACAGCCCGAAACGGATGGGTAGAAAATGGTGAAGAGCATTCTGTGAGAGAGGGGTtgttaaatgaacataaaaatggAGGTAGTGATGCTGATGTCAAGTATGAATTGGCCTCTCTACCTTGTCTGCCAGGTAATTCTGCTGAGGAAGACACTGGAATACACAGTGATTCAACAGAGACCGCATCAGACTTTGAAAATGAAACTCAAGAGGATGAATCGATAGACTGGCATGACACAAGAACAGATGGTAACAGCTTGCAAGCTCACAATACAAAATCACAGAATCAACCTGTCATTCAGACCTCAAGGTGGCTTTCTTCATCAACGTTAAATCCTCCCCAGCACCAGCAACCAGTCATACAGGCCCATGTGTCTAACCCCACCCATACTCAAACTGTCATTCAAGCTCGCTTCCCTAATGGTTTGCCAAATCAGCCAGTCATTCAGCCTCAAAAGTCCCACACAGTTCGTACCCCTGCTATAAACCATGCTCAGGACCAGACCGCCACCGTGTCCTCGCAACCGCAAGCATATTTGACACAAGTAGATAGGGACCAAAGCCGGAATCTACATCTGAATGATAACAGCAATGGTGGTAAGATGTTTGTCCTGACAGAGGATGAAACCAGACTTGTTAGCAGAGGCCCTTTAGatgattttgtattaaaaaattcTGCACTTCCTCCAATTGCCAGAAGAGTTCAAGGTTTATCTCGACCAGTTTCCTCTGTAGAGGCCAACAATCCTCTTGTCACCCAGCTTCTTCAAGGAAGCCTTCCTTTAGAGAAGGTCTTACCCCAACCTCACTCAGCCAGCAAACTGGAAATTAATCGACTCCCAGGAGCCCCTGCAGGTAATTCAGTCCAACCTGGAGGACACCCAAGAAATCTGGGTTCACGTTTTAGAGGCCCTTCTGAGACAGGAGGACCCATAGAACCCGGTGTCTCTGAGCTTCAGCACAAAGCTCGAGTGTCTCCTGGACCCAGTAGAAACTTTGGATCTTCTCTGCCAGGTTCTGCTCCTTCACGAATGGCATGTTTGATTGAGGAAGCCAACTCAAGGTCTACAAATGTTCAGTTCGTTTCTCAACAATCAGGTGTAGCCCCCCCAGGGGCGGTACCTGTTATAACATCCCTCCCCACTAACTCTTTCACCAGGACCTCAATGGATTTAAACCCTCAGAATGCTTCAGTTTATGAGTCGGCTGTCATTAAAGAGCACCCTGGACCTCAACCTTCACAGGGTGAAACTCAGGAAAGGCATGCAAACTTTCAACAGCACCCCAACAACGTATCCCAGGGTATGTGCAGAATCACACCTGATGCTCCCTCACCTCAACACGGTGACCTTTGTCCTTCCGAGGTTGTACCTACTGTCAAGATTAACTGGCGGCCATCTAAACCTCAACTGCCTCAGACTTATCAGCAAGAGCTTTCTCCTATAGCAACAGTTAAAAATGAGGTCTCCTTGCGCCCCTCGTGCCAACAAGCTCTCACCAAAAACTCACCTGCTCCTATCAGAGGCAATACTTCTATTGTAATAACCAAAAAGGAGCCTCAGAGCTCTCTGGACAGTTTTCATGGTGGTGGCGGAGCTATGGAAGGACTACTGAATATGGAAATGTCTTTTGCCAGAATGGCCAAGAAAGAACAACTCAAAAGTACTTTTGTCCGCAAAACAGACACCTCTGCCTCTCCAGTCGTATCCTCCCCTTCTTCATCTGCCTCCAGTCTCCCATATCAGCTTTATGGCAAGCTACCAAAACTGCAGCAGAGTGGTGTTAGCGGGGGCTCTTCAACCAGCTTCAGTTACACAGCTAACGTTTCTGTGGTGGACGGTAGCGGCTTCTCTCGAAGTTTAGCCGACGGTGTTTTGCAGCTAAGGCCACGCATGAGCATCAATAGCGGTGGAGGTCAGAGTGCTACACTTAGCATTCAGGCTTTCGCAGACAATGCTGCAGAGGAAGTGGCACTCAAGTGTTCCTGCCGACTTAAGGCCATGATCATGTGCCAGGGCTGTGGTGCTTTCTGCCACGATGATTGCATTGGCCCTTCCAAACTGTGTGTGTCATGTCTGGTGGTCAGATAG